In Calonectris borealis chromosome Z, bCalBor7.hap1.2, whole genome shotgun sequence, a single genomic region encodes these proteins:
- the LOC142075433 gene encoding synaptotagmin-4, with protein MAPIAASRQQFDEIPTVVGIFSAFGLVFSVSLFAWICCQRKSSKSNKTPPYKFVHVLKGVDIYPENLNSKKKFGADDKSEAKNKSAMPKNSLHLDLEKRDLNGNFPKTTPKIQSSPDLENLSPKHFAERKKDSVSPDSLKSITSLSSEDKQDKLGTLFFSLEYNFEKKAFVVNIKEARGLPAMDEQSMTSDPYIKMTILPEKKHKVKTRVLRKTLDPAFDETFTFYGIPYSQIQDLTLHFMILSFDRFSRDDVIGEVLIPLTGIELSEGRLLMDREITKRNVRKSSGRGELLISLCYQSTTNTLTVVVLKARHLPKSDVSGLSDPYVKVNLYHAKKRISKKKTHVKKCTPNAVFNELFVFDIPCEGLDDISIEFLVLDSDRGSRNEVIGRLTLGSSAEGTGGEHWKEICEYPRRQIAKWHMLCDG; from the exons ATGGCTCCGATCGCGGCCAGCCGGCAGCAGTTCG ATGAAATTCCTACAGTGGTTGGGATCTTTAGTGCATTTGGCCTTGTCTTCTCTGTCTCCCTTTTTGCTTGGATCTGCTGCCAACGTAAATCTTCCAAATCCAATAAGACCCCTCCATATAAGTTTGTCCATGTTCTGAAGGGGGTTGATATTTACCCTGAGAATCTCAACAGTAAGAAGAAGTTTGGAGCAGATGATAAAAGTGAAGCAAAGAACAAGTCAGCGATGCCAAAGAATTCTCTCCATCTTGACCTGGAGAAGAGAGATCTAAATGGCAACTTCCCCAAAACAACCCCTAAAATCCAGAGCTCTCCAGATCTTGAAAATTTGTCTCCTAAGCActttgcagaaaggaagaaagattcaGTATCCCCTGATAGTTTAAAGTCCATCACTTCCCTGTCATCTGAAGATAAACAAGACAAACTAGgaactctctttttctccttagaGTACAACTTTGAGAAAAAGGCATTTGTAGTGAACATCAAAGAAGCACGTGGGCTGCCAGCAATGGATGAACAGTCAATGACTTCTGATCCCTACATCAAAATGACAATCCTGCCTGAGAAAAAGCACAAGGTGAAAACCAGAGTGCTGAGAAAAACCTTAGATCCAGCTTTCGATGAGACCTTCACGTTTTATGGGATCCCCTATAGTCAAATTCAAGACTTAACACTTCACTTTATGATCTTGAGCTTTGACAGGTTTTCCAGAGATGATGTCATTGGAGAAGTCCTCATTCCCCTCACAGGAATTGAACTGTCAGAAGGAAGGCTGCTAATGGACAGAGAGATCACCAAAAGAAATGTTAGG aAATCATCTGGGCGTGGAGAATTACTGATCTCTCTCTGTTATCAGTCTACAACAAACACTCTCACTGTGGTTGTTTTAAAAGCCAGGCATCTACCTAAATCTGATGTGTCAGGATTATCAG ACCCTTATGTCAAAGTGAACCTGTACCATGCTAAGAAGagaatttctaaaaagaaaacccatGTGAAGAAATGCACCCCCAATGCAGTGTTCAACGAGTTGTTTGTCTTTGACATTCCTTGTGAGGGCCTTGATGATATCAGCATTGAATTTTTGGTTTTAGATTCAGATAGGGGATCAAGGAATGAGGTCATTGGCCGGTTAACCTTGGGATCTTCAGCAGAAGGAACAGGTGGAGAGCACTGGAAAGAAATTTGTGAATATCCTAGGAGACAAATTGCAAAATGGCATATGTTGTGTGATGGTTAG